The Primulina huaijiensis isolate GDHJ02 chromosome 17, ASM1229523v2, whole genome shotgun sequence genome window below encodes:
- the LOC140963066 gene encoding uncharacterized protein, with protein MKGSGCSSSSTSSENQTPAKCFSGILRGLLCTGSLPTHPSDQFNIKSCTAQTDCRNPEKSSGSEAYNHVNKQDAASSKPGVVARLMGLDSLPASPLSSRQNSKSLGSYFRSRSVNSIDFLSQIDPVQQGCHRRHRRVKTSVSFQEVPSLFALDDKFGIVFPLEEVDETVECGEDQLQIVARKTSVIYEKGKMEKRVRGNSRNGEKFIERTVNKKLPEGRKIETGEGRRSVCAKLQSGSATPKKDFNGRTRVNLKEKRAVINKPAMDSRERRATMKHVKKKKVHGIKKIHPEPTGRGEASHEICPTKHSLSQKNGEIRPITKSKTHEKKARNECANVLEAVFRLTQESVDEIDCDWTDGQILKLEDFEHICVQFGGQILEVLLIQIVDELVLLYGTRN; from the exons ATGAAAGGTAGTGGTTGTAGTAGTAGTAGTACTTCATCAGAGAATCAGACTCCGGCCAAATGCTTCTCCGGCATTCTGCGCGGCTTGCTCTGCACCGGCAGCCTGCCGACACATCCGTCGGACCAGTTCAATATCAAGTCGTGCACGGCGCAGACCGATTGTCGAAACCCGGAAAAATCTTCGGGGTCCGAGGCTTATAATCATGTGAATAAACAAGATGCTGCGTCGTCGAAGCCAGGAGTTGTAGCAAGATTAATGGGGTTGGATTCGCTTCCAGCGAGCCCTTTGTCTTCCAGACAGAATTCGAAATCCTTGGGTTCTTACTTCAGAAGCAGGTCGGTGAATTCCATCGATTTTCTCTCGCAAATCGATCCAGTACAGCAAGGGTGTCACCGTCGGCACAGGAGGGTTAAAACCTCTGTTTCGTTTCAAGAAGTACCTTCTCTTTTTGCACTCGACGATAAGTTTGGCATAGTGTTCCCATTAGAGGAAGTAGATGAAACTGTGGAATGCGGAGAAGATCAGCTGCAGATTGTAGCAAGAAAGACCAGCGTAATATATGAGAAAGGGAAAATGGAGAAGAGGGTCAGGGGAAATTCTAGAAATGGTGAAAAGTTTATAGAGAGAACAGTAAACAAGAAGCTGCCTGAAGGTAGAAAAATAGAGACAGGGGAAGGGAGAAGATCCGTTTGCGCGAAGCTTCAGTCGGGTTCGGCAACTCCGAAGAAAGATTTTAATGGAAGAACGAGGgtaaatttgaaagaaaaaagggCAGTGATCAACAAACCAGCGATGGATTCTAGAGAAAGAAGGGCAACTATGaagcatgtgaagaagaaaaaagtGCATGGTATCAAGAAAATACATCCTGAACCAACCGGAAGAG GTGAAGCATCGCACGAAATATGTCCAACGAAACATTCCTTGTCCCAAAAGAATGGAGAAATCAGGCCAATTACGAAGAGCAAAACTCACGAGAAGAAAGCGAGAAATGAGTGCGCAAATGTGTTGGAAGCAGTCTTTAGGTTGACCCAAGAAAGTGTGGACGAGATCGATTGTGACTGGACGGACGGCCAGATCTTGAAGTTGGAAGATTTTGAGCATATATGTGTCCAATTTGGGGGACAGATTCTTGAAGTGTTGTTGATCCAGATTGTAGATGAATTGGTGCTACTTTATGGCACAAGGAATTAG